Proteins from one Streptococcus mitis B6 genomic window:
- the mnmE gene encoding tRNA uridine-5-carboxymethylaminomethyl(34) synthesis GTPase MnmE yields MITREFDTIAAISTPLGEGAIGIVRLSGTESFSIAQKIFKGKDLSQVASHTLNYGHIVDPQTGKVMDEVMVGAMKSPKTFTREDIIEINTHGGIAVTNEILQLAIREGARLAEPGEFTKRAFLNGRVDLTQAEAVMDIIRAKTDKAMNIAVKQLDGSLSDLINNTRQEILNTLAQVEVNIDYPEYDDVEEATTAVVREKTMEFEQLLTNLLRTARRGKILREGISTAIIGRPNVGKSSLLNNLLREDKAIVTDIAGTTRDVIEEYVNINGVPLKLIDTAGIRETDDIVEQIGVERSKKALKEADLVLLVLNASESLTVQDRQLLEISQETNRIILLNKTDLPEAIETSELPEDLIRISVLKNQNIDKIEERINNLFFENAGLVEQDATYLSNARHISLIEKAVESLQAVNEGLELGMPVDLLQVDLTRTWEILGEITGDAAPDELITQLFSQFCLGK; encoded by the coding sequence ATGATTACACGTGAATTTGATACCATCGCTGCTATCTCTACTCCACTAGGTGAAGGGGCTATTGGTATTGTCCGCCTGAGCGGAACAGAAAGTTTTTCTATTGCGCAAAAGATTTTTAAAGGAAAAGATTTGAGTCAGGTTGCTAGCCATACCCTTAACTACGGTCACATCGTTGACCCTCAGACAGGAAAAGTCATGGACGAGGTTATGGTTGGAGCTATGAAGTCTCCAAAGACCTTCACTCGTGAGGATATTATTGAGATTAACACCCACGGTGGGATTGCGGTGACCAATGAGATTCTCCAGCTAGCTATCCGTGAAGGAGCTCGATTGGCTGAACCTGGTGAATTTACCAAACGTGCCTTTTTAAACGGTCGCGTGGATTTGACACAGGCCGAGGCGGTGATGGATATCATCCGTGCTAAGACTGACAAGGCCATGAACATTGCGGTCAAACAACTTGATGGTTCCCTTTCTGATCTTATCAATAATACCCGTCAAGAAATCCTCAACACACTTGCCCAAGTTGAGGTTAATATCGACTATCCTGAGTATGACGATGTTGAAGAAGCGACTACTGCTGTGGTCCGCGAGAAGACAATGGAGTTTGAACAACTCTTGACCAATCTCCTTAGAACAGCTCGTCGTGGTAAAATCCTCCGTGAAGGAATTTCAACAGCTATCATCGGACGTCCCAATGTTGGGAAATCAAGCCTTCTCAACAACCTCTTGCGTGAGGATAAGGCTATCGTTACAGACATTGCTGGTACTACTCGAGATGTCATCGAAGAATACGTCAACATCAACGGTGTTCCTCTAAAATTGATTGACACAGCTGGTATCCGTGAAACGGATGACATAGTGGAACAAATAGGTGTTGAGCGTTCGAAAAAAGCTCTTAAGGAAGCTGACTTGGTTCTGCTAGTGTTAAATGCCAGTGAATCACTAACCGTCCAAGACAGACAACTGCTTGAAATTAGTCAAGAAACCAATCGCATTATTCTACTTAATAAAACAGACCTACCTGAAGCGATCGAAACTTCGGAACTCCCTGAAGACCTTATTCGTATTTCAGTCCTTAAAAACCAAAACATCGATAAGATTGAAGAGAGAATCAACAATCTCTTCTTTGAAAATGCTGGTTTGGTTGAGCAAGACGCAACCTACCTATCAAATGCACGTCACATTTCCCTGATTGAAAAAGCAGTTGAAAGCCTTCAAGCTGTTAATGAAGGTCTTGAACTTGGGATGCCAGTTGATTTACTTCAAGTTGACTTGACCCGTACTTGGGAAATTCTCGGAGAAATCACTGGAGATGCTGCTCCTGATGAACTTATTACCCAACTTTTTAGCCAATTCTGTTTAGGAAAATAA
- the dapA gene encoding 4-hydroxy-tetrahydrodipicolinate synthase, translating to MSYQDLKECKIITAFITPFHEDGSINFDAIPALIEHLLAHHTDGILLAGTTAESPTLTHDEELELFAAVQKVVNGRVPLIAGVGTNDTRDSIEFVKEVAEFGGFAAGLAIVPYYNKPSQEGMYQHFKAIADASDLPIIIYNIPGRVVVELTPETMLRLADHPNIIGVKECTSLANMAYLIEHKPEEFLIYTGEDGDAFHAMNLGADGVISVASHTNGDEMHEMFTAIAESDMKKAAAIQRKFIPKVNALFSYPSPAPVKAVLNYMGFEAGPTRLPLVPAPEEDAKRIIKVVVDGDYEATKATVTGVLRPDY from the coding sequence ATGTCTTATCAAGATTTAAAAGAGTGTAAAATCATCACAGCCTTTATTACTCCCTTCCACGAGGATGGTTCTATCAACTTTGATGCTATTCCAGCCTTGATTGAGCATTTATTGGCACATCATACAGACGGCATTCTTCTTGCAGGGACGACTGCTGAAAGTCCAACTTTGACCCACGATGAAGAGTTGGAACTCTTTGCGGCAGTTCAAAAGGTTGTTAATGGACGTGTTCCTTTGATTGCGGGTGTGGGTACCAATGATACGCGTGACTCTATCGAGTTTGTCAAAGAAGTAGCAGAATTTGGTGGTTTCGCAGCTGGGCTTGCTATTGTTCCTTACTACAACAAACCTTCTCAAGAAGGAATGTATCAGCACTTTAAGGCCATTGCAGATGCTTCTGACCTACCAATTATTATCTATAACATTCCAGGTCGTGTCGTTGTTGAATTGACTCCAGAAACCATGCTTCGTTTGGCTGACCATCCAAATATTATTGGTGTCAAAGAATGTACTAGCTTGGCTAATATGGCTTACTTGATTGAGCACAAACCTGAAGAATTCTTGATTTATACGGGTGAGGATGGAGATGCTTTCCATGCCATGAACCTTGGTGCGGACGGGGTTATTTCTGTTGCCTCTCATACAAATGGGGATGAGATGCACGAGATGTTTACTGCCATTGCAGAAAGCGATATGAAGAAAGCCGCAGCTATTCAACGTAAATTCATTCCTAAGGTTAATGCCCTCTTCTCATATCCAAGTCCTGCTCCTGTTAAGGCTGTTCTTAACTATATGGGATTTGAAGCTGGACCAACTCGTCTACCTCTTGTTCCAGCACCAGAAGAAGATGCCAAACGCATTATCAAGGTTGTCGTAGATGGCGACTACGAAGCAACCAAGGCAACTGTAACAGGGGTATTAAGGCCAGATTATTAA
- a CDS encoding aspartate-semialdehyde dehydrogenase produces the protein MGYTVAVVGATGAVGAQMIKMLEESTLPIDKIRLLASARSAGKTLKFKDQDITIEETTETAFEGVDIALFSAGGSTSAKYAPYAVKAGAVVVDNTSYFRQNPDVPLVVPEVNAHALDAHNGIIACPNCSTIQMMVALEPVRQKWGLDRVIVSTYQAVSGAGMGAILETQRELREVLNDGVKPRDLHAEILPSGGDKKHYPIAFNALPQIDVFTDNDYTYEEMKMTKETKKIMEDDSIAVSATCVRIPVLSAHSESVYIETKEVAPIEEVKAAIAAFPGAVLEDDVAHQIYPQAINAVGSRDTFVGRIRKDLDAEKGIHMWVVSDNLLKGAAWNSVQIAETLHERGLVRPTAELKFELK, from the coding sequence ATGGGATATACAGTTGCTGTAGTCGGCGCGACAGGTGCTGTCGGAGCTCAGATGATAAAAATGTTGGAAGAATCAACACTTCCAATCGATAAAATTCGTTTACTTGCTTCTGCACGTTCAGCAGGCAAGACTTTGAAATTTAAAGATCAAGATATTACGATTGAAGAAACGACTGAAACAGCTTTTGAAGGAGTTGATATTGCTCTCTTTTCAGCAGGTGGTTCTACATCAGCTAAATATGCACCATACGCAGTTAAAGCTGGAGCGGTAGTAGTAGATAATACATCTTACTTCCGTCAAAATCCAGATGTTCCTTTGGTTGTTCCAGAGGTCAATGCTCATGCACTTGATGCCCACAACGGTATCATTGCCTGCCCTAACTGTTCAACAATCCAAATGATGGTGGCTCTTGAGCCAGTTCGCCAAAAATGGGGCTTGGACCGTGTCATTGTTTCAACTTACCAAGCAGTTTCAGGTGCTGGTATGGGAGCAATTCTTGAGACACAACGTGAACTTCGTGAAGTCTTGAATGATGGAGTGAAACCACGTGATTTACATGCGGAAATCTTGCCTTCAGGTGGGGACAAGAAACATTATCCTATTGCCTTCAATGCTCTTCCACAAATCGATGTCTTCACTGACAATGATTACACTTACGAAGAGATGAAGATGACTAAGGAAACTAAGAAAATTATGGAAGATGATAGCATCGCAGTGTCTGCAACATGTGTGCGCATTCCAGTCTTGTCAGCTCACTCTGAGTCAGTTTATATCGAAACAAAAGAAGTGGCTCCAATCGAAGAAGTAAAAGCAGCTATCGCAGCTTTCCCAGGTGCTGTTCTTGAGGATGACGTGGCTCATCAAATCTATCCTCAAGCCATCAATGCAGTGGGTTCGCGTGATACCTTTGTTGGTCGTATCCGTAAAGACCTGGATGCTGAAAAAGGAATCCACATGTGGGTTGTTTCAGACAACCTGCTCAAAGGTGCTGCTTGGAACTCAGTTCAAATTGCAGAAACTCTTCATGAACGTGGCTTGGTTCGTCCAACTGCCGAATTGAAATTTGAATTAAAATAG
- a CDS encoding QueT transporter family protein — translation MKKLTIRDVADIAIVAAIYVVLTVTPPLNAISYGAYQFRISEMMNFMAFYNPKYIIGVTIGCMIANFFSFGLLDVFVGGGSTLVFLSLGVWLFAKYSKDYLFNGLIRKDHFFFSILFSISMFTIAAELNIVAQLPFFLTWFTTGIGEFASLIIGAIIIGKIGRRIDLSK, via the coding sequence ATGAAAAAATTAACTATTCGTGATGTTGCAGATATTGCAATCGTTGCTGCTATCTATGTCGTTTTAACTGTCACACCGCCCCTAAATGCCATCAGCTATGGTGCTTATCAGTTTCGTATTTCAGAAATGATGAACTTTATGGCTTTTTACAATCCTAAGTACATCATCGGAGTTACAATTGGTTGTATGATTGCTAATTTCTTTAGCTTCGGACTGCTAGATGTCTTTGTTGGTGGTGGATCAACCCTAGTATTCCTTAGTCTAGGTGTTTGGCTTTTTGCAAAATACAGCAAGGATTATCTTTTTAACGGATTGATTCGAAAAGATCATTTCTTCTTCTCAATCCTCTTTTCAATTTCCATGTTTACCATCGCTGCCGAGTTGAATATCGTAGCGCAATTACCATTTTTCCTTACTTGGTTCACAACAGGAATTGGTGAATTTGCCTCATTGATTATTGGTGCGATTATTATCGGTAAAATTGGTCGTCGAATTGATTTAAGCAAATAG
- a CDS encoding GtrA family protein, producing MKKRIQSLFVNELLAYLFFGITTTLVSILSRLVIYRLTHKELLATGLANSIGILFAFITNDRIVFKQARENWQSRLVKFTIARLSTFLLDLFLTFIFVTQFPNIIGQFFNNNIDKVNSIETVISQFLIIILNYIFSKVFIFKK from the coding sequence ATGAAAAAACGTATTCAAAGTCTCTTCGTGAATGAGCTCTTAGCCTATCTTTTTTTTGGAATAACAACTACTCTTGTATCCATTCTATCTAGATTAGTCATTTATCGATTAACCCATAAAGAACTCCTTGCTACTGGACTAGCAAATAGTATCGGTATCCTCTTTGCATTTATCACAAATGATAGGATTGTCTTTAAGCAAGCTAGAGAGAATTGGCAAAGCCGTTTAGTAAAATTTACTATAGCACGTCTTTCTACTTTTCTTTTAGACTTGTTTTTAACTTTTATCTTTGTAACTCAGTTTCCTAATATTATCGGACAATTTTTTAATAATAATATAGACAAGGTTAATAGTATTGAAACCGTTATTTCACAATTCTTGATAATTATCCTCAATTACATTTTTAGCAAGGTATTTATTTTTAAAAAATAA
- the mscL gene encoding large conductance mechanosensitive channel protein MscL yields the protein MLKDLKAFLLRGNVVDLAVGVIIASAFGAIVTSLVNDIITPLILNPALEAAKVQNIAELAWNGVTYGKFLSAVINFLVIGTVLFFVIKGIEKAQSLTKKEEAAEEAPAGPTELEVLQEIKALLEKK from the coding sequence ATGTTAAAAGATCTTAAAGCATTTTTGCTTCGTGGTAATGTTGTTGACCTTGCTGTCGGTGTGATCATTGCCTCTGCTTTTGGTGCAATCGTTACATCACTTGTTAACGATATCATCACTCCACTTATTTTGAATCCAGCCTTGGAAGCTGCGAAAGTACAAAACATCGCTGAGCTTGCTTGGAATGGTGTTACATATGGTAAATTCTTGAGTGCTGTTATCAACTTCCTAGTTATCGGTACTGTTCTCTTCTTCGTTATCAAAGGAATTGAAAAAGCTCAAAGCCTTACTAAGAAAGAAGAAGCTGCTGAGGAAGCTCCAGCTGGTCCAACTGAGTTGGAAGTACTTCAAGAAATCAAAGCTCTCCTTGAGAAAAAATAA
- the hemH gene encoding ferrochelatase — protein MKKAILMMTFGSPEEITFEGVADFFTNIRRGVRPQDHEIQTLYDNYVRIGGTPLQRITREEVALVEARLGNEYSVYFANKFSRPFIPDVIGQMEADDIEQCICLILEPHYSFYSVMGYEKFLESKQIQFLVIKDWYQEEALLNYWADEIANILKEEVKQDSFKVIFSAHSVPIFALDFGDPYIDQIFENSKLVAEKLGLSSEQYTNTWQSESDIGIPWIKPDVLEYLREQTEHPDHYIFVPISFISEHIEVLFDNDVECYDLCQEFGVNYHRQPMPNTDSRLIDALVNTVRANEHQEFKEFLPEEETFDELVPSDETKNILAESEDLQMPEFVKKLIEKKGRENVKMPYLIKKILEKAGKLPKE, from the coding sequence ATGAAAAAAGCAATTTTAATGATGACTTTCGGTTCACCAGAAGAGATTACCTTTGAAGGTGTAGCTGATTTTTTCACAAATATTCGTCGTGGAGTAAGACCTCAAGACCATGAGATTCAAACTCTCTATGATAATTATGTACGAATTGGAGGCACACCTCTACAAAGAATTACCCGTGAAGAGGTTGCCTTGGTAGAAGCTAGGCTGGGAAATGAATATAGTGTCTATTTTGCCAATAAATTTTCTAGACCCTTTATCCCAGATGTGATTGGTCAGATGGAAGCAGACGACATTGAACAGTGTATTTGCTTGATTTTGGAGCCTCATTATTCTTTTTACTCTGTCATGGGTTATGAGAAATTTTTAGAAAGCAAGCAAATTCAATTTTTGGTCATTAAGGACTGGTATCAGGAAGAAGCGCTCTTAAACTATTGGGCAGATGAAATTGCTAATATTTTAAAAGAAGAAGTAAAGCAGGATAGCTTTAAAGTCATCTTTTCAGCCCACAGTGTGCCCATTTTTGCCTTGGATTTTGGTGACCCATATATTGACCAAATTTTTGAAAATAGCAAGTTAGTCGCTGAAAAACTAGGTTTGAGTTCTGAGCAATATACTAACACTTGGCAAAGTGAAAGTGATATTGGGATTCCATGGATTAAGCCAGATGTCTTGGAGTATCTCAGAGAACAGACAGAACATCCTGATCATTATATTTTTGTACCAATCAGCTTTATCAGTGAGCACATTGAAGTCTTGTTTGACAATGATGTGGAATGTTATGACTTGTGTCAGGAATTCGGTGTGAACTACCATCGTCAACCAATGCCAAATACGGATTCTCGTTTGATTGATGCCTTGGTTAATACCGTCAGAGCTAATGAACATCAAGAGTTTAAGGAATTTCTCCCAGAAGAAGAAACCTTTGATGAATTAGTCCCTTCGGATGAAACTAAAAATATCTTGGCCGAATCGGAAGATTTACAAATGCCGGAATTTGTGAAAAAACTGATTGAGAAAAAAGGTCGTGAAAATGTTAAGATGCCTTATCTTATTAAAAAAATACTTGAGAAAGCAGGCAAGTTACCGAAAGAGTAA
- the pepT gene encoding peptidase T yields the protein MTYPNLLDRFLTYVKLNTRSDEYSTTTPSTQSQVDFATNVLIPEMKRVGLQNVYYLPNGFAIGTLPANDPSLTRKIGFISHMDTADFNAEGVNPQIIENYDGGVIELGNSGFKLDPADFKSLEKYPGQTLITTDGTTLLGADDKSGIAEIMTAIEYLTTHPEIKHCEIRVGFGPDEEIGVGANKFDAEDFDVDFAYTVDGGPLGELQYETFSAAGAELHFQGRNVHPGTAKGQMVNALQLAIDFHNQLPENDRPELTDGYQGFYHLMDVAGSVEEARASYIIRDFEKDAFEARKAAMQSITDKMNQELGSDRVTLNLTDQYYNMKEVIEKDMTPITIAKAVMEDLRIKPIIEPIRGGTDGSKISFMGIPTPNIFAGGENMHGRFEYVSLQTMERAVDTIIGIVAYRESSRG from the coding sequence ATGACTTACCCAAATCTCTTGGACCGCTTCTTAACCTACGTTAAGCTCAACACGCGCTCTGATGAATACTCTACTACTACTCCAAGTACGCAGAGTCAGGTTGACTTCGCGACAAATGTCCTAATTCCTGAAATGAAACGTGTTGGATTACAAAATGTTTATTATCTACCAAATGGTTTTGCTATTGGAACTTTGCCAGCCAACGATCCGTCTTTAACACGAAAAATTGGCTTCATCTCCCACATGGATACTGCTGACTTTAATGCCGAAGGAGTCAACCCACAGATAATTGAAAACTACGATGGTGGTGTGATTGAACTAGGAAATTCTGGTTTCAAACTGGATCCAGCTGACTTTAAGAGTCTGGAGAAATATCCAGGACAAACACTCATCACAACAGATGGAACAACCTTACTAGGAGCTGATGACAAGTCAGGAATTGCTGAAATCATGACTGCTATTGAATATCTGACTACCCATCCTGAAATCAAACACTGTGAGATTCGTGTTGGCTTTGGTCCAGATGAAGAAATCGGTGTTGGTGCTAATAAATTTGATGCAGAAGATTTTGATGTTGATTTTGCCTACACAGTTGATGGTGGACCACTAGGTGAGCTTCAGTACGAGACCTTCTCAGCAGCGGGTGCTGAATTGCATTTCCAAGGGCGCAATGTTCACCCTGGTACTGCCAAAGGGCAAATGGTCAACGCTCTTCAGCTAGCAATTGATTTTCATAATCAACTTCCAGAGAATGATCGACCTGAGTTAACGGATGGCTACCAAGGTTTCTATCATCTTATGGATGTGGCTGGAAGCGTTGAGGAAGCGCGTGCAAGCTACATCATTCGTGATTTTGAAAAGGATGCCTTTGAAGCTCGTAAAGCAGCTATGCAGTCTATCACGGATAAGATGAATCAAGAACTTGGTAGCGACCGTGTCACCCTAAACTTGACAGACCAGTACTACAATATGAAAGAAGTCATTGAAAAAGATATGACTCCAATTACCATTGCTAAGGCCGTTATGGAGGATTTAAGGATCAAGCCTATTATTGAACCAATCCGTGGTGGAACAGATGGCTCTAAGATTTCCTTTATGGGAATCCCAACTCCTAATATCTTTGCAGGAGGAGAAAATATGCACGGACGTTTTGAATACGTCAGCCTTCAGACCATGGAACGTGCAGTTGATACCATCATTGGTATCGTCGCTTATAGAGAATCGAGTAGGGGATAA